One genomic window of Bartonella sp. JB63 includes the following:
- the mltG gene encoding endolytic transglycosylase MltG, which produces MSDVKNKLSLQDVDGFSLNYSPNNNDRLLHGKRKRSHILRNPFIILSNFFIMLIVVVLLAIGIPLYVVKNIFEGKGIAEKEQVILIDSGKGIREIASLLEKRGLIRSSDIFIYGVAYYKNATRLKAGEYLIPAYASMRDIMDIFVKGKSIEYTFTVPEGLTVQQVFDRLAANEILIGDLPEILPPEGSLVTDTVHFVRGTTRMEIIKRLREEQMKLVNAIWATRSPDLPIKSIEEFVILASIVEKETGIAEEKLQVAAVFYNRLAKRMRLQSDPTVIYGIFGGKGKPVDRPIYRSDLERETPYNTYKIDGLPPAAIANPGRDSLKVVASFPKSDALYFVADGSGRHIFSKTLDEHNANIRKWRALKKR; this is translated from the coding sequence ATGTCTGATGTGAAAAATAAATTATCATTGCAGGATGTAGATGGTTTTTCATTAAATTATTCACCAAATAATAATGATAGATTGCTGCATGGAAAGCGCAAAAGATCGCATATTTTGCGTAATCCGTTTATTATTCTAAGTAATTTTTTTATAATGCTTATTGTGGTTGTTCTTTTAGCAATCGGTATTCCTCTTTATGTTGTAAAGAACATTTTTGAAGGTAAAGGGATAGCTGAAAAAGAACAAGTTATTCTTATCGATTCTGGAAAAGGAATTCGTGAAATTGCATCATTGCTTGAAAAACGTGGTCTTATTCGATCCTCTGATATTTTTATTTATGGAGTTGCTTATTACAAAAACGCAACACGCCTTAAAGCTGGTGAATATTTAATTCCAGCCTATGCTTCAATGCGTGATATTATGGATATTTTTGTAAAAGGAAAGTCTATTGAATATACTTTTACAGTGCCTGAGGGTTTAACCGTTCAACAGGTTTTTGATAGATTAGCAGCCAATGAAATTCTGATCGGTGATCTTCCTGAAATTTTACCTCCAGAGGGCAGTTTAGTGACTGATACTGTTCATTTTGTTCGTGGTACAACACGTATGGAAATTATAAAAAGGCTGCGTGAAGAACAAATGAAATTGGTTAATGCAATATGGGCTACTCGTTCACCAGATTTACCTATCAAGTCTATTGAGGAATTTGTTATATTGGCATCGATTGTTGAAAAAGAGACTGGGATTGCAGAAGAGAAACTGCAAGTGGCTGCAGTATTTTATAATCGTCTTGCTAAACGTATGCGTCTTCAATCTGATCCAACAGTAATTTATGGCATTTTTGGTGGAAAAGGTAAACCTGTAGATCGTCCGATTTATCGTTCAGATCTTGAGAGGGAAACGCCATATAATACTTATAAAATTGATGGATTGCCGCCAGCAGCTATTGCAAATCCAGGTCGCGATTCTTTAAAGGTGGTGGCCAGTTTCCCAAAAAGTGATGCGCTTTATTTTGTAGCTGATGGTTCCGGTAGACATATTTTTTCTAAAACTTTGGATGAACATAATGCAAATATTCGTAAATGGCGTGCGTTAAAAAAACGATAA
- the rsmA gene encoding 16S rRNA (adenine(1518)-N(6)/adenine(1519)-N(6))-dimethyltransferase RsmA — MLIDNLPPLRNVINTHKLQANKSLGQNFIFDLNLTTKIAHQAGNIEGKPVLEIGPGPGGLTRALLAKGAIVTAIERDERCMPALLEIEKHYPKRLKLIFNDALKQDFSKLFEVYQEKPRIIANLPYNIGTQLLLNWLLTKSWPPFYESMTLMFQREVAKRITTTSQSPYYGRLSILTGWRSIAKIAFDIPPQAFIPEPKVSSSVVHIIPRLQPLDCSIQKLSLVTKIAFGQRRKMLRQSLKTIGGETLLKKAGIDGTRRAETLSISEFVTLANLII, encoded by the coding sequence ATGTTAATAGATAATCTTCCTCCTCTTCGTAATGTAATCAATACACATAAGCTACAAGCTAATAAATCTTTGGGACAGAATTTTATTTTTGATCTTAATTTAACAACTAAAATTGCTCATCAAGCAGGAAATATAGAAGGAAAACCTGTTCTTGAAATTGGGCCAGGTCCTGGAGGTTTGACTCGTGCCTTACTTGCAAAGGGTGCTATTGTAACAGCGATAGAACGTGATGAGCGTTGTATGCCGGCTCTCTTAGAAATAGAAAAGCACTATCCAAAAAGACTCAAACTTATTTTTAATGATGCACTAAAACAAGATTTCTCAAAACTTTTTGAAGTATATCAAGAAAAACCAAGGATTATTGCAAATCTTCCATATAATATTGGAACACAACTCTTATTAAATTGGCTTTTAACAAAATCATGGCCTCCTTTTTATGAGTCAATGACTTTAATGTTTCAACGTGAAGTCGCAAAGCGTATTACAACAACTTCCCAATCTCCTTACTATGGTCGTCTCAGCATATTAACTGGTTGGCGTAGCATCGCAAAAATTGCTTTTGATATTCCTCCTCAAGCCTTCATACCAGAGCCAAAAGTCAGTTCTTCTGTTGTTCATATCATTCCACGCTTACAACCTCTCGATTGTTCTATACAAAAATTAAGCCTTGTAACAAAAATTGCCTTTGGACAAAGACGCAAGATGCTACGCCAAAGTCTTAAAACTATTGGAGGTGAAACGCTTTTAAAAAAAGCTGGTATTGATGGAACACGCCGAGCAGAAACACTTTCTATCTCTGAATTTGTAACTTTAGCCAACCTGATCATTTAA
- a CDS encoding undecaprenyl-diphosphatase has translation MNFLHQIDVVLFEMLANNHQTWLALIWFGIICAKFLIYIIPIHLCVLWFCGRYTGRCVVLSICVSICVTLFVGYLISLIYYRPRPFVAGLIKPLIKHRETASFPSNHALIIVSYFVNLYLYRCKIASKFALIFLLLICWGRVFTGVHYPLDVLAGVFLGSFISWFIIRFVASYFPKFLYQIPPLKYNFHIGIHSK, from the coding sequence ATGAATTTTTTACACCAGATTGATGTAGTACTTTTTGAAATGCTTGCTAATAATCATCAAACGTGGTTAGCTTTAATTTGGTTTGGTATAATTTGTGCAAAGTTTTTGATTTATATTATTCCCATACATCTTTGTGTGTTATGGTTTTGCGGTAGATATACTGGAAGATGTGTTGTTTTAAGTATTTGTGTTAGCATTTGTGTTACCCTTTTTGTAGGCTATCTTATTTCTCTTATTTATTATCGTCCGCGTCCATTTGTTGCAGGTCTTATCAAGCCTCTTATTAAACATCGGGAAACAGCTTCTTTTCCGAGTAATCATGCATTAATTATTGTATCTTACTTTGTTAATCTTTATTTGTATCGATGCAAAATTGCTTCTAAGTTTGCATTGATATTTTTGTTATTAATCTGTTGGGGACGTGTTTTTACAGGTGTACACTATCCTCTTGATGTTTTGGCTGGTGTGTTTTTAGGAAGTTTCATAAGTTGGTTTATTATCCGGTTTGTTGCATCATATTTTCCTAAATTTTTATATCAAATTCCGCCCTTGAAATATAATTTTCATATAGGTATTCATTCTAAATAA
- the fabG gene encoding 3-oxoacyl-[acyl-carrier-protein] reductase: MFELTGRKALVTGASGDIGEAIARVLHEQGVIVGLHGTREERLKEIAVDLDKNVFIFPANLSDRDAIKKLAETAEKEMDGVDILVNNAGITRDGLFVRMQDQDWDDVLSVNLTAAFILTRELTYSMMRRRYGRIINITSIVGVVGNPGQTNYCAAKAGLIGFSKSLAQEVASRNITVNCIAPGFIKSAMTDQLNEKQKEKIMATIPMKRMGMGQEIASAVVYLASDESGYVTGQTIHINGGMAMI; this comes from the coding sequence ATGTTTGAATTAACAGGTCGTAAAGCTCTTGTGACGGGAGCATCAGGAGATATTGGTGAAGCAATTGCACGTGTTTTACATGAACAAGGAGTCATTGTTGGATTGCATGGAACGCGTGAAGAAAGACTCAAAGAAATTGCTGTAGATCTTGATAAAAACGTTTTTATTTTTCCTGCTAATCTTTCTGATCGTGATGCTATTAAGAAATTGGCTGAGACAGCTGAAAAAGAAATGGATGGAGTTGATATTCTTGTTAACAATGCTGGTATTACTCGAGACGGTCTTTTTGTACGTATGCAAGATCAGGATTGGGATGATGTGTTGTCAGTTAATTTGACAGCCGCCTTTATTTTAACACGTGAACTAACATATAGCATGATGCGGCGGCGCTACGGACGTATTATTAATATAACTTCTATTGTTGGTGTTGTTGGTAATCCTGGACAAACGAATTATTGTGCTGCGAAAGCTGGTTTAATAGGCTTTTCCAAGTCATTAGCGCAAGAAGTTGCATCACGGAATATAACAGTTAATTGTATTGCTCCAGGATTTATTAAATCCGCGATGACTGATCAATTGAATGAAAAGCAGAAAGAAAAAATTATGGCTACAATTCCAATGAAACGTATGGGAATGGGGCAAGAAATAGCTTCTGCAGTTGTTTATTTAGCAAGTGATGAGTCAGGGTATGTGACTGGACAAACGATACATATCAACGGTGGTATGGCAATGATTTGA
- a CDS encoding SurA N-terminal domain-containing protein — protein sequence MNILKNSALALFCITSLNISSLPVSTFFTSPVFAQTSVVVTVNGNAITSYDIQKRIAFLKLQQKQGNLAAQAKNELIDEVLKNNEIKRRNIEVSKDEIESAFENFAAQNNMTVDQLNRMLTQTDVTVEHFKAYISGQMGWGRLVNARYQAEGGALTEQEAAHRILKNGGVKPSTNEYTLQRIIFVIPEHRRSAILEKRKKEANKFRSNFRGCHNAKNQAKGILDVTIRHLGKFLEPQLPQNWEKAILATPAGKMTNFQETQYGIEALAVCQIKRVSDDRVARLIFSIQDHQKKNIPQLLEALSEKYLKELRQTARIQNS from the coding sequence ATGAATATACTAAAAAATAGTGCTCTTGCTTTATTCTGTATCACTTCTTTGAATATAAGCAGTTTACCGGTAAGCACATTTTTTACATCACCAGTTTTCGCACAAACTTCAGTTGTCGTCACAGTTAATGGCAATGCTATTACAAGTTATGATATTCAAAAGCGTATTGCTTTTCTCAAATTGCAACAGAAACAAGGAAATCTGGCCGCACAAGCTAAAAACGAACTTATTGATGAAGTTCTCAAAAATAATGAAATAAAGCGGCGGAATATTGAAGTTAGCAAAGATGAAATTGAAAGTGCTTTTGAAAATTTTGCAGCACAAAATAATATGACTGTTGATCAACTCAATCGAATGCTTACTCAAACTGATGTTACAGTAGAGCACTTTAAAGCATATATTTCGGGACAAATGGGTTGGGGACGTCTTGTTAATGCTCGTTATCAAGCTGAAGGTGGAGCACTTACAGAACAAGAAGCTGCGCATAGAATATTAAAAAATGGTGGTGTAAAACCTTCAACAAACGAGTATACATTACAACGAATTATTTTTGTTATTCCTGAACATCGTCGGTCAGCAATTCTAGAAAAACGTAAGAAAGAAGCAAATAAGTTCCGTTCAAATTTCCGTGGATGTCATAACGCTAAGAACCAAGCAAAAGGTATTTTAGATGTTACTATTCGTCATTTAGGAAAATTTTTGGAGCCTCAGCTTCCTCAAAATTGGGAAAAAGCTATCCTTGCAACACCAGCTGGAAAAATGACCAACTTCCAAGAAACTCAATATGGAATTGAAGCTCTTGCTGTCTGTCAAATAAAAAGAGTTTCTGATGATCGCGTAGCCCGACTTATATTTTCCATCCAAGATCATCAAAAAAAAAATATTCCCCAACTTCTTGAAGCTCTCAGTGAAAAATATTTAAAAGAATTGAGACAAACAGCGCGTATTCAAAACTCATAA
- a CDS encoding acyl carrier protein, with protein MSDTEERVRKIIVEHLGVDADKVVENASFIDDLGADSLDTVELVMAFEEEFGIEIPDDAAETIFTVGDAVKFIDKASV; from the coding sequence ATGAGTGATACAGAAGAGCGCGTTAGAAAGATTATCGTAGAGCATCTTGGAGTTGACGCAGATAAGGTAGTAGAAAATGCAAGCTTTATCGATGATTTAGGGGCAGATAGCCTTGATACGGTTGAGCTTGTTATGGCTTTTGAAGAAGAGTTCGGTATAGAAATCCCGGATGATGCTGCCGAAACAATTTTCACAGTTGGTGATGCAGTGAAGTTTATTGATAAGGCTTCTGTATAA
- the fabD gene encoding ACP S-malonyltransferase, with the protein MIAAFTFPGQGSQVVGMGKVLAEQFAEARMVFEEVDDALGEKLSQIIFEGPEEALTLTANAQPALMAVSIAIIRVMEKLGLDIAKKVKFVAGHSLGEYSALCSAGTFSLADTAKLLRIRGNAMQTAVAVGEGSMAAIIGLNEQNVEEICELVLGEGLCQIANDNGGGQIVISGKTKAIKEAIKIASQKGAKRALLLSVSAPFHSILMSPAADAMKDAFRKINKRAPIVPLIANVSVTPESDPERILMLLVQQVTGRVRWRETIEWFGANEVDVLFEVGFGKVLTGLARRINKDINGLTIGNAEEIETALQVLGV; encoded by the coding sequence ATGATAGCAGCATTCACTTTCCCAGGACAGGGGAGTCAAGTTGTTGGTATGGGAAAAGTACTTGCAGAGCAATTTGCTGAAGCACGTATGGTCTTTGAGGAAGTTGACGATGCTTTGGGTGAAAAATTATCACAGATTATTTTTGAAGGTCCAGAAGAGGCTTTAACATTAACAGCAAATGCACAACCAGCATTGATGGCTGTATCTATAGCAATTATTCGTGTAATGGAAAAATTAGGACTTGATATAGCAAAAAAGGTGAAGTTTGTTGCGGGTCACTCTTTAGGAGAATATTCAGCACTTTGTTCTGCTGGTACATTTAGTTTAGCTGATACAGCAAAACTTTTACGGATTCGTGGAAATGCTATGCAAACAGCTGTTGCTGTTGGTGAAGGTTCAATGGCGGCAATTATTGGTTTGAATGAACAAAATGTTGAAGAAATTTGCGAGCTTGTTTTAGGAGAGGGTTTGTGTCAGATCGCCAATGATAATGGAGGTGGGCAGATTGTTATTTCAGGTAAAACAAAAGCTATCAAGGAAGCGATCAAGATTGCTTCACAAAAAGGAGCTAAACGCGCGTTGCTTCTTTCAGTATCAGCACCTTTCCATTCAATTCTAATGAGTCCTGCGGCCGATGCAATGAAAGACGCCTTTAGAAAAATTAATAAAAGAGCGCCTATTGTTCCACTTATTGCAAATGTTTCTGTTACACCGGAAAGTGATCCGGAACGTATTCTTATGCTTCTTGTTCAACAGGTAACTGGGCGAGTACGATGGCGTGAAACAATCGAATGGTTTGGAGCTAATGAGGTTGATGTTCTTTTTGAAGTTGGTTTTGGGAAAGTATTAACAGGTTTGGCGCGCCGTATTAATAAGGATATCAACGGTTTAACGATTGGTAATGCTGAGGAAATTGAAACAGCATTACAAGTGCTAGGTGTTTAG
- the gmk gene encoding guanylate kinase: MTLFDNEFSAQKKNQRRGFLFILSSPSGAGKSTLSRLILKDRQLELSISMTTRARRPSEVDGIHYHFISKKEFERKCAGDEFIEWAEVHGNYYGTLRESVENALSTGRDMLFDIDYQGTEQLQKKMPGDTVSVFILPPSMKELVSRLHRRAEDSQEIINLRLKNARTEIQQWHSYDYIVINEDLNQSLLLIKSIYLAETMKRKRCCFLESFIDELIAEKID; this comes from the coding sequence ATGACATTATTTGATAATGAATTTAGTGCTCAAAAAAAAAATCAACGTCGCGGTTTCCTATTTATTCTTTCTTCACCTTCAGGTGCTGGTAAATCAACACTTTCACGGTTAATTCTGAAAGATAGGCAGTTAGAGCTTTCTATCAGTATGACAACGCGAGCAAGGCGACCTAGTGAAGTAGATGGTATTCATTATCATTTTATTTCAAAAAAGGAATTTGAACGTAAGTGTGCAGGAGATGAATTTATTGAATGGGCAGAAGTGCATGGGAATTATTATGGAACTTTACGTGAAAGCGTTGAAAATGCATTGAGCACTGGTCGAGATATGTTATTTGATATTGATTATCAGGGGACCGAACAACTTCAAAAAAAAATGCCAGGAGATACTGTTTCTGTTTTTATTCTTCCTCCGTCAATGAAGGAGCTCGTTAGTCGTTTGCATCGTCGAGCAGAAGATAGCCAAGAAATTATTAATTTGCGATTAAAGAATGCGCGAACAGAAATTCAACAATGGCACTCTTACGATTATATTGTGATTAACGAAGATTTAAATCAGTCTTTATTGCTTATTAAATCAATTTATTTAGCAGAAACGATGAAACGTAAGCGTTGTTGTTTTCTTGAATCTTTCATTGATGAGCTTATTGCTGAAAAAATTGATTAG
- the fabF gene encoding beta-ketoacyl-ACP synthase II, with translation MRRVVVTGLGLVSPLGGDVEWSWKRLLEGKSGVRRITEFNVADLPCQIAGRIPLGDGTSGTYNADLYMEPKEQRKVDAFITYAIAAADQALADAEWFPKSDEDQIQTGVMIGSGIGGIGGIIEAGYTLRDKGPRRISPFFIPGRLINLASGYVSIKHGLRGPNHSVVTACSTGAHAIGDATRLIALGDADVMVAGGAESPVNRISLAGFAACKALSTGRNDEPERASRPYDADRDGFIMGEGAAVIILEELEHAKKRGARIYAEVIGYGLSGDAYHITAPSESGEGAQRSIIFALKRAQVNVCDIDYINAHGTSTMADVIELAAVERVLGHHASQVSMSSTKSSIGHLLGAAGAAEAIFCILAIRDNIAPATLNLDNPSVETKIDLVPHTPRERKIDTVLSNSFGFGGTNASLIMRRFS, from the coding sequence ATGAGACGTGTTGTTGTTACTGGTTTGGGATTAGTATCTCCGCTGGGTGGTGATGTTGAATGGAGTTGGAAGCGGCTTCTCGAAGGGAAAAGTGGTGTTCGACGCATCACTGAATTTAATGTTGCTGATTTACCATGTCAAATTGCTGGTCGTATTCCTTTAGGGGATGGAACAAGTGGTACATATAATGCTGATCTCTATATGGAGCCTAAGGAGCAGCGCAAGGTTGATGCATTTATTACTTATGCAATAGCTGCTGCTGATCAAGCACTTGCAGATGCTGAATGGTTTCCAAAAAGTGATGAAGATCAGATTCAGACGGGTGTTATGATTGGTTCCGGTATTGGTGGCATTGGAGGCATTATTGAGGCTGGTTATACACTTCGTGATAAAGGTCCACGACGAATTTCTCCTTTTTTTATTCCAGGGCGTTTGATTAATCTTGCTTCTGGTTATGTTTCTATTAAGCATGGTTTGCGTGGTCCTAATCATTCGGTTGTAACAGCTTGTTCTACCGGTGCTCATGCGATTGGTGATGCAACTCGTTTAATTGCACTAGGTGATGCAGATGTGATGGTGGCAGGGGGCGCTGAATCTCCAGTTAATCGTATATCTCTTGCTGGTTTTGCTGCCTGTAAAGCTCTTTCTACCGGGCGTAATGATGAACCTGAGCGCGCATCACGGCCTTATGACGCAGATCGTGATGGTTTTATTATGGGTGAGGGGGCTGCTGTTATCATTTTAGAAGAGCTTGAACATGCAAAAAAGCGAGGTGCTCGCATTTATGCAGAGGTGATTGGTTATGGTTTGTCTGGTGATGCTTATCATATTACAGCTCCTTCGGAGAGTGGTGAAGGCGCGCAGCGTAGTATAATATTTGCTCTTAAGCGTGCTCAAGTGAATGTGTGCGATATTGATTATATTAATGCTCACGGTACATCAACAATGGCTGATGTTATAGAATTAGCAGCTGTTGAGCGTGTTTTAGGTCATCATGCGTCGCAGGTATCAATGTCGTCAACAAAATCATCTATTGGACACCTACTTGGTGCGGCTGGGGCAGCTGAAGCTATTTTTTGTATTTTAGCTATACGGGACAATATAGCTCCGGCAACGCTTAATCTCGATAACCCATCTGTTGAAACAAAAATTGATCTTGTACCACATACACCACGTGAGAGAAAAATTGATACAGTTCTTTCTAATTCATTTGGTTTTGGTGGAACGAACGCATCTTTAATAATGCGGCGCTTTAGTTAA
- the pdxA gene encoding 4-hydroxythreonine-4-phosphate dehydrogenase PdxA, with protein sequence MAPLIVSSGDPAGIGPEIVIKAWNMRNIRKIPPFALLADPGVIRSRARFLRLNIDIKSISTHNLVEDFPISLPIIPLKNRQSDQLGLPSPNNAAGIIEAIERSVQLIQNGYARALITCPIAKKTLYDTGFHFPGHTEFLAYLAQKSSNKQYHPVMMLSGPRLKTVPITIHIPLNEVSSYLTCKLIIKTALTTENDLKTKFAIASPRLAVAGLNPHAGENGTIGKEETKIIIPAIEHLKKKGLNIIGPLSPDIMFHERARHAYDAALCMYHDQALIPVKTLDFDTTVNVTLGLPFIRTSPDHGTAFDIADKGIASPESFIAALQLADQLAKNNPITC encoded by the coding sequence ATGGCTCCACTAATCGTTAGCAGTGGCGACCCAGCAGGAATTGGTCCTGAGATTGTTATAAAAGCTTGGAATATGCGTAATATACGTAAAATTCCGCCTTTTGCTCTTTTAGCTGATCCTGGAGTTATTCGTTCGCGTGCTCGTTTTTTACGACTTAATATTGATATAAAATCTATTTCTACCCACAATCTTGTAGAAGATTTTCCAATATCTCTTCCTATAATTCCCTTAAAAAATCGACAAAGTGATCAACTAGGATTACCTTCACCGAATAATGCTGCTGGAATCATTGAAGCAATCGAACGCAGTGTTCAGTTAATTCAAAATGGTTATGCGCGTGCGCTAATTACTTGTCCTATTGCCAAAAAAACTCTCTATGACACTGGATTTCACTTTCCAGGTCATACTGAATTTCTTGCTTATCTTGCTCAAAAATCTTCCAATAAACAATATCATCCAGTTATGATGTTATCTGGACCTCGATTAAAAACAGTACCAATTACTATTCATATTCCACTTAATGAAGTTTCCTCATATCTTACTTGCAAATTAATCATTAAAACTGCATTGACTACTGAAAACGATTTAAAAACTAAATTTGCAATAGCTTCACCCCGCTTAGCCGTTGCTGGTCTTAATCCTCACGCTGGAGAAAATGGTACAATAGGGAAAGAAGAGACAAAAATTATTATTCCTGCTATTGAACATCTTAAAAAAAAGGGTCTTAATATTATAGGCCCTCTCTCTCCTGATATAATGTTTCATGAACGTGCAAGGCATGCATATGATGCTGCTCTTTGTATGTACCATGATCAAGCTCTTATTCCTGTTAAAACATTAGACTTTGATACTACTGTTAATGTTACCTTAGGATTACCCTTCATCCGAACTTCTCCAGACCATGGCACTGCTTTTGATATTGCAGATAAAGGAATAGCCTCTCCTGAAAGTTTTATTGCTGCTCTTCAACTTGCAGACCAACTTGCGAAAAATAATCCAATCACATGTTAA